A window of Actinomycetota bacterium genomic DNA:
TCAATTTTTCTTTCTAAAACAAGTTTTAAAATATAGTCAGCTTCAACACCAAGCAAACTAGCAGCCTCATCTACTGAGAATATTTTTTCCTCTTTAAGTCCTACGGTTCTTCTTTCCATTTCCTCATCAATTTCTTTTATCACTTTTTCAATACCTTTATTATTCTTATTCTTTTTCATCTTTAACCCCCTTTCTAGTATTTATCTTATTTCACCTATTTATTTAATTATTGAATTATGAACTAAATTTATTATACCTTCTCCAAAAGTCGTAGAAACATCAGTATTTATTATATTTTTTGACATTCTATATTTTAATTTATCATCATAACCAATAACATTTATATCCTCTACTAAATAACCTTCTATTTCTTTAGGTTTATACAAACTAACATGTTTTTCGTATTTGTTATAAACATAAATAATCTTTGGTTTTTCAAAAACAAAAAATCCTATCTCTTTTAACCTGGAGATAGAACCCAAATTATCATTTGTAACCATTATTACGTCTGTGCTTTTATTTAAAACATGCATAACTAAATTACTATAGGAATAAGGCAGGTCAATTATTATCAACCCGTATTTATCTCTAGCAATGTCAATCAGATTATCAATTGTTTTTATTTTAATATTGTCAGATTGACGAATTGATGGAGGTGCTTGTATTACATCAAATTTATAATTATCTGGTTTGACAATTGTATTACTAAAAGATTTTTCAGGATTATCTTCTATTAGAAAATTGGATAGATGTGGTAATTTTTTAAGCTTTAAGTATAAAGATAGATCACTATCGCCTTGAATAAAATT
This region includes:
- a CDS encoding AAA family ATPase; this translates as MKFFKKIKSDKLLKDNKSFKLLTQKTISIYSFAGGVGRTSIAIHLAHYFSNYKTLLIDLNFIQGDSDLSLYLKLKKLPHLSNFLIEDNPEKSFSNTIVKPDNYKFDVIQAPPSIRQSDNIKIKTIDNLIDIARDKYGLIIIDLPYSYSNLVMHVLNKSTDVIMVTNDNLGSISRLKEIGFFVFEKPKIIYVYNKYEKHVSLYKPKEIEGYLVEDINVIGYDDKLKYRMSKNIINTDVSTTFGEGIINLVHNSIIK